Proteins found in one Lepisosteus oculatus isolate fLepOcu1 chromosome 22, fLepOcu1.hap2, whole genome shotgun sequence genomic segment:
- the LOC102694382 gene encoding GTP-binding nuclear protein Ran, with the protein MATQGEPQVQFKLVLVGDGGTGKTTFVKRHLTGEFEKKYVATLGVEVHPLVFHTNRGAIKFNVWDTAGQEKFGGLRDGYYIQAQCAIIMFDVTSRVTYKNVPNWHRDLVRVCENIPIVLCGNKVDIKDRKVKAKSIVFHRKKNLQYYDISAKSNYNFEKPFLWLARKLIGDPNLEFVAMPALAPPEVVMDPALAAQYEQDLQVAQSTALPDDEDDL; encoded by the exons ATGGCAACTCAAGGAGAACCTCAAGTTCAGTTTAAG cttgttCTAGTTGGAGATGGGGGTACGGGTAAAACAACTTTTGTGAAGCGTCACTTGACAGGAGAATTCGAGAAAAAATACGTAG CTACTTTGGGTGTTGAAGTCCACCCGCTCGTGTTTCACACCAACAGAGGTGCAATTAAATTCAACGTGTGGGACACAGCTGGGCAAGAGAAATTTGGTGGTCTTCGTGATGGCTATTACATTCAAG ccCAGTGTGCCATTATTATGTTTGATGTAACATCTAGGGTAACATATAAGAATGTCCCTAACTGGCACAGAGATTTGGTGAGAGTCTGCGAGAATATTCCCATTGTTTTGTGTGGCAATAAAGTAGACATCAAAGACCGAAAAGTGAAAGCGAAGTCCATCGTCTTCCATAGAAAGAAGAACCTTCAG TATTATGACATCTCTGCCAAAAGCAACTACAACTTTGAGAAACCCTTCCTTTGGCTTGCCAGGAAGTTGATTGGAGACCCCAATTTGGAGTTTGTGGCAATGCCTGCTTTGGCACCACCTGAGGTTGTTATGGATCCAGCACTGGCTGCACAGTATGAGCAAGATTTACAG GTTGCCCAGTCTACTGCTTTGCCAGATGATGAGGATGACCTGTGA
- the stx2b gene encoding syntaxin-2 isoform X2: protein MRDRLADLTASSKYEDDECSVAIERDAHMDSFFKKVEEVRSTIDKISNEVEEVKKKHSIILSAPNPEDKTKEELEQLTIEIKKNANAVRARLKSMEQNLDQDDNANRSSVNYRIQKTQHTILSRKFVEVMTQYNDTQVSFRERSKGRIQRQLEITGKVTTSDELEDMLESGNPAIFTSDIISDSQITRQALNEIESRHQDIMKLECSIRELHEIFTDMAMIVETQGEMINNIEKNVTNAAEYVGRAKEETKKAVKYQSKARRKYLIIAIAVLVLLGIIALIVGLSLGLK from the exons ATGAGGGACAGGTTGGCCGACCTGACAGCC agcAGCAAATATGAAGATGATGAATGTAGTGTTGCCATTGAAAGAGATGCGCATATGGATAGCTTCTTTAAGAAG GTCGAGGAGGTTCGGTCAACTATAGATAAAATTTCCAATGAAGTAGAAGAAGTGAAGAAGAAACACAGTATCATCCTGTCTGCCCCCAATCCCGAGGACA AGACTAAAGAAGAACTTGAGCAGCTTACCATCGAAATCAAGAAAAATGCCAATGCTGTTCGAGCCAGGTTAAAAT CAATGGAACAAAACCTAGACCAGGATGATAATGCAAACCGATCATCAGTGAACTACAGGATACAGAAAACCcag CACACCATATTATCCCGGAAGTTTGTGGAGGTCATGACACAATACAACGATACTCAAGTATCATTTCGGGAGAGAAGTAAAGGGCGAATACAGAGACAGCTGGAGATAA CTGGAAAAGTTACAACAAGTGACGAACTGGAAGACATGTTGGAAAGTGGGAATCCTGCTATTTTTACATCTGAT ATCATATCAGACTCCCAGATCACTCGCCAGGCTTTAAATGAAATTGAATCCCGACACCAAGACATCATGAAACTGGAATGCAGCATTCGGGAACTGCATGAGATATTTACGGACATGGCAATGATAGTGGAGACACAG GGGGAAATGATAAAcaacatagaaaaaaatgtaactaaTGCAGCTGAATATGTAGGTCGTGCCAAAGAAGAGACTAAAAAAGCTGTGAAGTACCAAAGTAAAGCACGACGG aaatatttaataattgccATAGCAGTGCTGGTTCTCCTCGGCATAATTGCACTAATTGTTGGTCTGTCTTTGGGACTTAAATAG
- the stx2b gene encoding syntaxin-2 isoform X3, giving the protein MRDRLADLTASSKYEDDECSVAIERDAHMDSFFKKVEEVRSTIDKISNEVEEVKKKHSIILSAPNPEDKTKEELEQLTIEIKKNANAVRARLKSMEQNLDQDDNANRSSVNYRIQKTQHTILSRKFVEVMTQYNDTQVSFRERSKGRIQRQLEITGKVTTSDELEDMLESGNPAIFTSDIISDSQITRQALNEIESRHQDIMKLECSIRELHEIFTDMAMIVETQGEMINNIEKNVTNAAEYVGRAKEETKKAVKYQSKARRKQFILAICVAVALLILAIILGTTLS; this is encoded by the exons ATGAGGGACAGGTTGGCCGACCTGACAGCC agcAGCAAATATGAAGATGATGAATGTAGTGTTGCCATTGAAAGAGATGCGCATATGGATAGCTTCTTTAAGAAG GTCGAGGAGGTTCGGTCAACTATAGATAAAATTTCCAATGAAGTAGAAGAAGTGAAGAAGAAACACAGTATCATCCTGTCTGCCCCCAATCCCGAGGACA AGACTAAAGAAGAACTTGAGCAGCTTACCATCGAAATCAAGAAAAATGCCAATGCTGTTCGAGCCAGGTTAAAAT CAATGGAACAAAACCTAGACCAGGATGATAATGCAAACCGATCATCAGTGAACTACAGGATACAGAAAACCcag CACACCATATTATCCCGGAAGTTTGTGGAGGTCATGACACAATACAACGATACTCAAGTATCATTTCGGGAGAGAAGTAAAGGGCGAATACAGAGACAGCTGGAGATAA CTGGAAAAGTTACAACAAGTGACGAACTGGAAGACATGTTGGAAAGTGGGAATCCTGCTATTTTTACATCTGAT ATCATATCAGACTCCCAGATCACTCGCCAGGCTTTAAATGAAATTGAATCCCGACACCAAGACATCATGAAACTGGAATGCAGCATTCGGGAACTGCATGAGATATTTACGGACATGGCAATGATAGTGGAGACACAG GGGGAAATGATAAAcaacatagaaaaaaatgtaactaaTGCAGCTGAATATGTAGGTCGTGCCAAAGAAGAGACTAAAAAAGCTGTGAAGTACCAAAGTAAAGCACGACGG aaacagtttattttagCTATATGTGTAGCTGTGGCCCTCCTCATTCTAGCTATTATCTTAGGAACGACCTTGTCATAA